The Streptomyces sp. Je 1-332 genome has a window encoding:
- the eccB gene encoding type VII secretion protein EccB, whose product MASRRDELNAYTFAKRRTLAAFIQPSPSGSEEGAPRPLRAIVPGLIVAVLVLAVFGAWGMFQPKAPAQWDEPGTRVIVGKQSTTRYVVLKTGKKSRLHPVLNLASARLMMKGADYKVIQVSDDILDAGVPPRGPILGIPYAPDRLPSSDEAGAAKRWAVCEQPGGAGGRTTQEATFVLADREAKVMDGAQRLTDGEVMYVKTRAGARHLVDGKGTAYPVTGVEGDDLTDALVGTTRKPQLVTKEWLATLHQGDPIRVPRLPAAVGSPAGVQGQLSADENRVGMVLKTRTGEGIKNYVVLPGRVQPLSEFTAWLLITSPQTAKLNMNGTARTVGLQDFASDGQTFDGQAAKWPELRPDQVNTTTAAANRNTVCNVLRKVDSNGDTTLSTWAGPKYPADIVAGGTSTYVTPGTGLLYTQVQGNQAKSGSLFLVTDTGLRYAVQSNGDSDTGKSDIGTDDGMQTDGSPEPSEAQVKLGYGDVRPAIVPLPWSEFLAKGPRLDANSARQPQGS is encoded by the coding sequence ATGGCATCACGCCGGGATGAACTCAACGCCTACACCTTCGCGAAGCGCCGAACGCTCGCAGCTTTCATTCAGCCTTCCCCCTCGGGATCGGAGGAGGGCGCGCCACGCCCGCTGCGCGCCATCGTCCCGGGACTCATCGTCGCTGTCCTGGTCCTCGCGGTCTTCGGTGCATGGGGGATGTTCCAACCCAAGGCGCCTGCCCAGTGGGACGAGCCGGGGACCCGGGTGATCGTGGGCAAACAGTCGACGACGCGGTACGTGGTGCTGAAAACCGGCAAGAAGTCCCGCCTGCACCCTGTTCTCAACCTCGCCTCCGCACGTCTGATGATGAAGGGAGCTGACTACAAGGTCATCCAGGTCAGTGACGACATCCTCGACGCGGGGGTGCCGCCTCGTGGCCCCATCCTCGGCATCCCGTACGCGCCCGACCGCCTTCCGTCCAGCGATGAGGCCGGGGCAGCCAAGCGCTGGGCTGTATGTGAACAACCGGGCGGCGCCGGCGGTCGAACCACCCAGGAGGCCACCTTCGTACTGGCCGACCGGGAGGCGAAAGTGATGGACGGCGCTCAACGTCTGACCGACGGCGAGGTCATGTACGTGAAGACGCGCGCGGGGGCACGCCATCTGGTCGATGGCAAGGGAACGGCCTACCCCGTCACGGGGGTCGAGGGGGACGATCTGACGGACGCGCTCGTCGGAACCACGAGAAAGCCTCAGCTGGTCACCAAGGAGTGGTTGGCCACTCTGCATCAAGGCGACCCGATCCGGGTCCCCAGGTTGCCTGCAGCCGTGGGGTCACCCGCGGGCGTCCAGGGGCAGCTGTCCGCGGACGAGAACAGGGTCGGGATGGTCCTCAAGACGCGTACGGGTGAGGGCATCAAGAACTACGTCGTGCTTCCGGGCAGGGTCCAGCCCCTCTCCGAGTTCACCGCATGGCTCCTGATCACCTCGCCGCAGACAGCGAAGCTCAATATGAACGGCACCGCGCGCACAGTAGGGCTCCAGGACTTCGCGAGCGACGGCCAGACCTTCGACGGACAGGCCGCCAAGTGGCCAGAGCTCCGGCCCGATCAGGTGAACACCACAACCGCTGCAGCGAACCGGAACACCGTGTGCAATGTGCTGCGCAAGGTGGACAGCAATGGTGACACGACGCTGAGTACTTGGGCGGGGCCGAAGTATCCGGCTGACATCGTCGCGGGCGGCACGAGCACCTACGTCACACCGGGAACGGGTCTGCTCTATACGCAGGTTCAAGGAAACCAGGCGAAGTCGGGTTCACTGTTCCTGGTGACGGACACGGGGCTGCGCTACGCGGTGCAGAGCAACGGCGACAGTGACACCGGGAAGTCGGACATCGGTACGGACGACGGCATGCAGACCGACGGCAGCCCCGAACCTAGCGAAGCGCAGGTCAAGCTCGGCTACGGCGACGTCAGGCCTGCCATCGTCCCTCTTCCCTGGTCGGAGTTCCTGGCGAAGGGGCCCCGTCTCGACGCCAACAGCGCCCGCCAGCCGCAGGGTTCCTGA
- the mycP gene encoding type VII secretion-associated serine protease mycosin, with protein MPMRLDGSGQCTFDAAPIKGRPWPLQRVLLDELWQDGNQGQGVRVAVIDTGVDDKNPQLEGAVRASAGRDFLTKGKGADPTKDEVGHGTKVAGIIAARPDTETGFVGLAPKATVIPIRQNDAENSGDSDTMAKAIAHAADKGAQVINISQDTTKPLSRSSALATAVRDAIKAGIVVVASAGNDGLDGKVKNTYPAAFEGVLAVGSSDRNNERASFSQPGAFVDVAAPGVDIVSTVPAGGHCTDNGTSFSAPFVSGVAALLKAKHPDWTTAQVVTQIEQTAERSINGRDKYVGWGVIDPVRAVNDSDVAHPGSSPTSDPGLSKAPAPNATPFNLAETPQERAERYATYALGVAAILVAVIAGTATVLRDVRRRRSS; from the coding sequence ATGCCGATGCGATTGGACGGCAGCGGTCAGTGCACATTCGATGCTGCCCCCATCAAAGGCCGGCCGTGGCCGCTGCAGCGAGTCCTCCTGGACGAACTGTGGCAGGACGGCAACCAGGGGCAGGGAGTGCGGGTAGCGGTTATCGACACGGGAGTTGACGACAAGAACCCACAGCTCGAGGGTGCGGTGCGCGCGTCGGCGGGCCGCGACTTCCTGACCAAGGGCAAGGGAGCCGATCCGACCAAGGACGAAGTGGGCCATGGCACGAAGGTCGCCGGCATCATCGCGGCCCGTCCGGACACCGAAACCGGCTTCGTAGGCCTCGCCCCCAAGGCCACCGTCATTCCGATCCGTCAGAACGACGCGGAGAACAGCGGCGACTCGGACACCATGGCCAAAGCCATCGCGCATGCGGCTGACAAGGGTGCCCAGGTCATCAACATCTCCCAGGACACGACGAAGCCTTTGTCGCGTAGTTCCGCCTTGGCCACGGCAGTGCGGGATGCCATCAAAGCCGGGATCGTGGTGGTGGCCTCCGCAGGTAACGACGGCTTGGACGGCAAGGTCAAGAACACCTACCCGGCGGCCTTCGAAGGCGTGCTGGCTGTGGGGTCCTCCGACCGCAACAACGAACGGGCATCCTTCTCCCAACCTGGTGCCTTCGTGGACGTGGCGGCCCCCGGAGTGGACATCGTGTCGACTGTCCCCGCCGGCGGCCACTGCACGGACAACGGGACGAGCTTCTCGGCCCCCTTTGTCTCAGGGGTGGCAGCACTGCTCAAGGCCAAACACCCGGACTGGACGACGGCGCAGGTGGTCACGCAGATCGAGCAGACGGCGGAGAGGTCAATCAACGGCCGTGACAAGTACGTTGGTTGGGGTGTGATTGACCCGGTCCGAGCTGTCAACGATTCGGACGTCGCCCACCCGGGCTCGTCCCCGACCTCTGACCCGGGCCTGTCCAAGGCCCCGGCTCCGAATGCGACCCCGTTCAATCTGGCCGAGACTCCCCAGGAGCGGGCAGAGCGATATGCGACGTATGCCCTTGGCGTCGCCGCAATTCTTGTGGCGGTAATCGCGGGCACGGCGACGGTGCTCAGGGACGTACGCAGACGAAGAAGCAGCTGA
- a CDS encoding WXG100 family type VII secretion target, giving the protein MSVDYSNDDLTKLAERIRNFHMDVSKRVTSLNSVVDLIQAGWQGAAGKEFDTVQRGVNRHLKKLQDNLVDLEDVMRMSVKGFDSHEQERISEIRKVDNSYEVPSRIVDHA; this is encoded by the coding sequence ATGAGCGTCGATTACAGCAATGACGACTTGACCAAGCTGGCCGAGAGGATCCGCAATTTCCACATGGACGTGAGCAAGCGGGTCACCTCTCTCAATTCGGTAGTGGATCTGATCCAGGCAGGTTGGCAAGGCGCGGCGGGCAAAGAGTTCGACACCGTGCAGCGGGGCGTGAACCGGCACCTGAAGAAGCTTCAGGACAACCTCGTCGACCTCGAAGACGTGATGCGGATGAGCGTCAAGGGCTTCGACAGCCACGAGCAGGAGCGCATCTCCGAGATTCGGAAGGTGGACAACTCGTACGAGGTCCCGAGCCGCATCGTCGACCACGCCTGA
- a CDS encoding WXG100 family type VII secretion target → MSVNFDRTAVNYDTVTQAATDVRNNAKQMVEQLEDLMREVKRVADTWEGEAKVAYGDIQRTTNAEMAAMAEKLGRIAQLLDQSVVGYQDTDKGNAWRFRMLS, encoded by the coding sequence ATGTCAGTCAACTTCGACCGCACAGCGGTCAATTACGACACCGTGACCCAGGCTGCGACCGATGTGCGTAACAACGCCAAGCAGATGGTCGAGCAGCTCGAGGACCTCATGCGTGAGGTGAAGAGGGTGGCCGACACCTGGGAGGGCGAGGCCAAGGTCGCGTACGGCGACATCCAGCGCACGACCAATGCCGAGATGGCGGCCATGGCCGAGAAGCTCGGCCGCATCGCGCAGCTCCTGGACCAGTCCGTCGTCGGATACCAGGACACGGACAAGGGCAACGCGTGGCGATTCCGCATGCTGTCGTAA
- a CDS encoding DUF397 domain-containing protein gives MAEGHSSEGVEALDEDVKARKEREKDELYALDISGVEWHSAPGTEAHEERVEIAYLPAGAVAMRSSLDPETVLRYTEAEWRAFVLGARDGEFDLEAAAGPGGGTASDSAG, from the coding sequence ATGGCCGAGGGACACAGCAGCGAGGGCGTCGAGGCGCTCGACGAGGATGTCAAGGCGCGCAAAGAGCGTGAGAAGGACGAGCTCTACGCGCTTGACATCTCTGGCGTCGAGTGGCACAGCGCACCCGGTACTGAGGCGCACGAGGAGCGTGTCGAGATCGCGTACCTGCCGGCGGGAGCCGTGGCCATGCGTTCGTCCCTCGATCCCGAGACCGTGTTGCGGTACACGGAGGCGGAGTGGCGAGCGTTCGTACTTGGGGCGCGGGACGGTGAGTTCGATCTGGAGGCCGCTGCGGGTCCTGGCGGTGGAACCGCCTCCGACTCGGCGGGGTGA